A single genomic interval of Asinibacterium sp. OR53 harbors:
- a CDS encoding agmatine/peptidylarginine deiminase, whose product MKSPKEAGYYFPAEFEPHEATWLSWPHKEASWPGKIHTIYPNYSLFVKWLALSEKVRINVTDEAMKTFAVEQLQKAGVDMQQVEFFLHPTNDAWCRDHGPAFLVNPHAEHKKLIVDWNYNAWGNKYPPYELDDVIPTLIGRHFNIPVYHPGIVMEGGSVEFNGKGTILTSTCCLLNPNRNPHLNQAQVEKYLCDYYGMEQVLWVDEGIVGDDTDGHIDDTIRFVNEDTVLTVVETDKQDENYELLQTNLKQLKQMRLLSGKQLNIIELPMPDAMVYEDQRLPASYANFYISNRHVIVPTYQCDKDDQALNIIAAAFPDREVVGIDSTDIIWGLGSFHCLSQQEPK is encoded by the coding sequence TTGAAATCACCGAAAGAAGCCGGTTATTATTTCCCGGCAGAATTTGAACCGCACGAAGCCACCTGGCTCAGTTGGCCGCACAAAGAAGCCAGTTGGCCCGGTAAGATCCATACCATCTATCCGAACTATTCATTGTTTGTGAAATGGCTCGCATTGAGTGAGAAAGTACGCATCAACGTAACAGATGAAGCCATGAAGACTTTTGCTGTTGAACAGCTGCAAAAAGCGGGCGTTGATATGCAGCAGGTTGAATTTTTCCTGCACCCTACCAATGATGCATGGTGCAGGGATCATGGCCCGGCTTTCCTGGTCAATCCACATGCTGAGCACAAAAAGCTAATTGTTGACTGGAACTATAATGCCTGGGGCAACAAATACCCTCCTTATGAATTGGACGATGTGATACCCACATTGATCGGCAGACATTTCAACATCCCGGTATACCATCCTGGCATTGTGATGGAAGGCGGGTCCGTAGAATTCAATGGTAAAGGAACGATACTCACTTCTACTTGTTGTCTCCTCAACCCCAACCGTAACCCGCATCTCAACCAGGCGCAGGTAGAAAAATACCTCTGTGACTATTATGGTATGGAACAGGTATTATGGGTAGACGAAGGAATTGTAGGCGATGATACCGATGGACATATCGATGATACCATCCGTTTTGTGAACGAAGACACGGTACTGACCGTAGTAGAAACCGATAAGCAGGATGAAAACTACGAGCTGCTGCAAACCAACCTCAAACAGTTGAAACAAATGCGCTTACTCAGCGGCAAGCAACTCAACATCATCGAATTGCCCATGCCCGATGCAATGGTGTATGAAGACCAGCGTTTACCGGCATCATACGCAAATTTTTACATCAGTAACCGGCACGTGATCGTTCCCACCTATCAATGCGATAAAGACGACCAGGCATTGAATATCATTGCCGCTGCTTTCCCGGATAGGGAAGTGGTAGGTATTGATTCTACCGACATTATTTGGGGGCTCGGCAGTTTTCATTGCCTCAGTCAGCAGGAACCCAAATAA